The Microbacterium limosum genome contains a region encoding:
- a CDS encoding diacylglycerol/lipid kinase family protein, with the protein MTAASGTSDDDRAADAPGPVDEAGAGEAPSDQVNAAAPDPKQAAAPDDVIREPEDVEPDTADGEGGEARQVTPEGEPAPMEEPDDSLRKRAALVYNPIKVDQERLRDLVTRMSESAGWAEPIFFETTVDDLGDDVTRLALEEGADAVLVAGGDGTVRAVSEAMAGSDVPLTIVPSGTGNLLARNLNLPLNDPELMIAATFAGATHPIDIGFADIRRHDGSRERHAFVVMAGIGLDAAMIANTSPQLKKSVGWVAYVDGAARSLATAKPFRVMYQMKDGRLHSAKVQSVLFANCGALPAGIALIPEASVADGILDVAVLQPTGWFGWIGVWRKVWWDNSVLRRFRAGRRVLERRGRNSSVRFLRGEGIELATSPAQPIELDGDEFGEAVRIRCTIQAGGLRVVVPDGHDTSRL; encoded by the coding sequence ATGACCGCGGCATCCGGCACCTCTGACGACGACCGCGCCGCGGACGCACCCGGTCCCGTCGATGAGGCGGGGGCCGGAGAGGCGCCCTCCGATCAGGTGAATGCGGCCGCTCCCGACCCGAAGCAGGCCGCCGCGCCCGACGACGTCATCCGCGAGCCGGAGGACGTCGAGCCCGACACGGCCGACGGCGAGGGCGGCGAGGCCCGCCAGGTCACCCCCGAGGGCGAGCCTGCACCGATGGAGGAGCCCGACGATTCGCTCCGCAAGCGGGCGGCCCTCGTCTACAACCCCATCAAGGTCGACCAGGAGCGCCTGCGCGACCTCGTCACGCGGATGTCGGAGTCCGCGGGCTGGGCCGAGCCGATCTTCTTCGAGACCACGGTCGACGACCTCGGCGACGACGTCACGCGGCTGGCCCTCGAGGAGGGGGCCGACGCGGTGCTCGTCGCGGGCGGCGACGGGACGGTGCGCGCCGTGTCGGAGGCGATGGCCGGCTCGGACGTCCCGCTGACGATCGTCCCCAGCGGCACCGGCAACCTGCTCGCGCGCAACCTCAACCTGCCGTTGAACGACCCCGAGCTGATGATCGCCGCGACCTTCGCCGGCGCGACGCATCCCATCGACATCGGCTTCGCCGACATCCGCCGCCATGACGGCTCGCGCGAGCGCCATGCCTTCGTCGTCATGGCGGGCATCGGGCTGGATGCCGCGATGATCGCCAACACCAGCCCGCAGCTGAAGAAGTCGGTCGGCTGGGTGGCCTACGTCGACGGCGCGGCCCGCTCGCTTGCGACCGCGAAGCCCTTCCGCGTGATGTACCAGATGAAGGACGGCCGGCTGCACTCCGCGAAGGTGCAGAGCGTGCTCTTCGCCAACTGCGGCGCGCTGCCGGCCGGGATCGCCCTGATCCCGGAGGCCTCCGTCGCCGACGGGATCCTGGATGTCGCCGTCCTCCAGCCGACGGGCTGGTTCGGCTGGATCGGCGTGTGGCGCAAGGTGTGGTGGGACAACAGCGTGCTCCGGCGCTTCCGCGCGGGGCGCCGCGTACTCGAGCGGCGCGGGCGCAACAGCTCCGTGCGGTTCCTGCGGGGCGAGGGCATCGAGCTCGCGACCTCCCCCGCCCAGCCGATCGAGCTCGACGGCGACGAGTTCGGCGAAGCCGTGCGCATCCGGTGCACGATCCAGGCCGGGGGCCTGCGCGTCGTCGTGCCCGACGGTCACGACACCAGCAGGCTGTAG
- the serS gene encoding serine--tRNA ligase, with amino-acid sequence MIDPVLLRDDPDLVKRSQAARGHSPETVDAALAADRDRRAAIAEYEELRAAQNAFGKQVAKAPKEEKAALVAEAKGLADRVKAAQQRAAEVEEAAASALSRIENVVIDGVPAGGEADFVTLRTVGEPASFDFEPLDHLELGERLDAIDMERGAKVSGARFYFLKGVGARLEIALMNLALNTALDNGFTPLITPTLVRPDIMRGTGFLGEHADEIYRLEADDLYLVGTSEVALAGYHKDEIIDLSRGPLRYAGWSTCYRREAGSHGKDTRGIIRVHQFNKLEMFVYTTPEDAAAEHERLLAWQEQMLQPLGLAYRVIDVAAGDLGSSAARKFDIEAWIPTQGAYRELTSTSNCTTYQARRLDIRHRPDGGKTQTVATLNGTLATTRWLVALLETHQQADGSVKVPEVLRPYLGGLEVLEPVA; translated from the coding sequence GTGATCGACCCCGTGCTGCTCCGCGATGACCCTGATCTGGTGAAGCGCTCGCAGGCGGCGCGCGGGCATTCGCCCGAGACCGTCGATGCGGCCCTCGCCGCCGACCGCGACCGCCGTGCCGCGATCGCCGAGTACGAAGAGTTGCGCGCCGCGCAGAACGCCTTCGGCAAGCAGGTCGCGAAGGCTCCCAAGGAGGAGAAGGCCGCGCTCGTGGCCGAGGCGAAGGGCCTCGCCGACCGCGTCAAGGCCGCCCAGCAGCGGGCCGCCGAGGTGGAGGAGGCCGCGGCATCCGCCCTCTCGCGCATCGAGAACGTCGTCATCGACGGCGTCCCCGCCGGCGGTGAGGCCGACTTCGTGACGCTGCGCACGGTGGGCGAGCCGGCGAGCTTCGACTTCGAGCCGCTCGATCACCTCGAGCTCGGCGAGAGGCTCGACGCGATCGACATGGAGCGGGGGGCGAAGGTCTCGGGGGCGCGCTTCTACTTCCTCAAGGGCGTGGGCGCCCGGCTCGAGATCGCGCTGATGAACCTCGCGCTGAACACCGCCCTCGACAACGGCTTCACGCCGCTCATCACCCCCACTCTCGTGCGCCCCGACATCATGCGGGGCACGGGTTTCCTCGGAGAGCACGCCGACGAGATCTACCGTCTCGAGGCCGACGACCTGTACCTCGTGGGCACGAGCGAGGTCGCGCTCGCGGGCTATCACAAGGACGAGATCATCGATCTCTCCCGCGGCCCGCTCCGCTATGCCGGCTGGTCCACCTGCTACCGGCGCGAGGCGGGGTCGCACGGCAAGGACACCCGCGGGATCATCCGCGTGCACCAGTTCAACAAGCTCGAGATGTTCGTCTACACGACGCCCGAGGATGCCGCGGCCGAGCACGAGCGGCTGCTCGCCTGGCAGGAGCAGATGCTGCAGCCCCTGGGCCTGGCGTACCGCGTCATCGACGTCGCCGCGGGTGATCTCGGGTCGTCGGCGGCGCGCAAGTTCGACATCGAAGCCTGGATCCCCACGCAGGGGGCCTACCGGGAACTGACCTCGACCTCGAACTGCACGACCTATCAGGCGCGCCGGCTCGACATCCGTCACCGGCCTGACGGTGGGAAGACGCAGACGGTCGCGACCCTCAACGGAACCCTCGCCACGACGCGCTGGCTCGTCGCCCTCCTGGAGACCCACCAGCAGGCGGACGGATCGGTGAAGGTCCCCGAGGTGCTGCGGCCCTACCTCGGAGGCCTCGAGGTTCTGGAGCCGGTCGCGTGA
- a CDS encoding HAD hydrolase family protein has protein sequence MSEDRATTADETEALPEPGSVEVVEPDDAAELVEEIADETVADGSPEGTAGPILIVLDIDGTVLLEDESPSPGVVDAVKDAAAAGNEVMLATGRSWDGTRGILRVLGIAPEYVVCSNGAVVLKRVDADDLAYERVHTETFDATTVLTLLREHLPDAHYLVELPGGERLYTEYLDDWNLLAAHRVSFEELTAQPVCRVVVVSPEHEEGDFLSLVERIGLNQVSYAIGWTAWLDIAPQGVDKGTALELVRGWLGLPADRVLVMGDGRNDVGMFEWALRNGGRAIAMAQGPDEVRAVAGEVTTSVQEGGVAAILGALGR, from the coding sequence GTGAGCGAAGATCGCGCCACGACGGCGGACGAGACCGAAGCGCTCCCCGAGCCGGGCTCGGTCGAGGTCGTCGAACCCGACGACGCGGCCGAGCTGGTCGAGGAGATCGCCGACGAGACGGTCGCGGACGGCTCGCCCGAGGGCACTGCGGGCCCCATCCTGATCGTGCTCGACATCGACGGCACCGTCCTGCTCGAGGACGAGTCCCCGAGCCCGGGGGTCGTCGACGCCGTGAAGGACGCGGCCGCGGCGGGCAACGAGGTGATGCTCGCGACGGGGCGCAGCTGGGATGGCACCCGCGGCATCCTGCGGGTGCTCGGCATCGCGCCCGAATACGTCGTCTGCTCCAACGGCGCGGTCGTGCTGAAGCGGGTGGATGCCGACGACCTCGCGTACGAGCGCGTGCACACCGAGACCTTCGACGCGACGACGGTGCTGACCCTGCTGCGCGAGCACCTGCCCGACGCGCACTACCTCGTCGAGCTCCCGGGCGGTGAGCGGCTCTACACCGAGTACCTCGACGACTGGAACCTCCTCGCGGCGCACCGCGTGAGCTTCGAGGAGCTGACGGCGCAGCCCGTGTGCCGCGTCGTCGTCGTGTCGCCCGAGCACGAGGAGGGGGACTTCCTCTCATTGGTCGAGCGGATCGGCCTGAATCAGGTGTCGTACGCGATCGGTTGGACGGCCTGGCTCGATATCGCCCCGCAGGGCGTGGACAAGGGAACCGCTCTCGAGCTCGTGCGCGGCTGGCTCGGTCTTCCCGCCGACCGGGTGCTCGTGATGGGCGACGGGCGCAACGACGTCGGCATGTTCGAGTGGGCGCTGCGCAACGGCGGACGCGCGATCGCGATGGCCCAGGGCCCGGACGAGGTGCGCGCCGTCGCCGGCGAGGTGACCACGTCGGTGCAGGAGGGCGGCGTGGCCGCGATCCTCGGCGCGCTCGGGCGCTGA
- the pheA gene encoding prephenate dehydratase → MTSPADPAPRTYSYLGPAGTFTEAALAQVPEARNQRWRPVRNVGEALADVVEGRSHAAMIAIENSVDGGVSTAQDALATVPGLRIIGEYLVPVDFVLVGRPGSSLEDVSTVAAHPVAYGQCLQWLTRTLPEHAHLPAASNVASAVGLLDGTSDADAAIAPPTITEHHDLVVLARNIGDNPNAVTRFVLVSRTVAPAPPTGADKTSLIVELPEDHPGALLELLEQFATRGINLSLLASRPIGDALGRYRFVIDADGHIHDERMADALLGLRRFSPKVLYLGSYPRADRTVVRYPDRYSDDVFVEARDWLRALLSGEPEA, encoded by the coding sequence GTGACCAGCCCCGCCGATCCCGCCCCCCGCACGTACTCGTATCTCGGGCCGGCCGGAACGTTCACCGAGGCGGCGCTCGCGCAGGTCCCGGAGGCGAGGAACCAGCGGTGGCGGCCCGTCCGCAACGTCGGGGAGGCGCTCGCGGACGTCGTGGAGGGGCGCTCTCACGCCGCGATGATCGCGATCGAGAACTCGGTCGACGGCGGGGTCTCCACGGCGCAGGACGCGCTGGCGACCGTTCCGGGGCTGCGGATCATCGGCGAGTACCTCGTGCCGGTGGATTTCGTGCTCGTGGGGCGGCCCGGTTCGTCGCTCGAGGACGTGTCGACCGTCGCGGCGCACCCCGTGGCGTACGGGCAGTGCCTGCAGTGGCTCACGCGCACCCTGCCGGAGCACGCCCACCTGCCCGCGGCGAGCAACGTCGCGAGCGCCGTCGGGCTCCTCGACGGAACGAGCGACGCGGATGCCGCCATCGCGCCCCCGACGATCACCGAGCACCACGACCTCGTCGTGCTGGCCCGCAACATCGGCGACAACCCGAACGCGGTCACCCGGTTCGTGCTGGTGAGCCGGACGGTGGCCCCCGCGCCCCCGACCGGCGCCGACAAGACCTCGCTCATCGTGGAGCTGCCGGAAGACCACCCGGGTGCACTGCTCGAGCTGCTGGAGCAGTTCGCCACCCGCGGCATCAACCTCAGCCTGCTCGCCTCGCGGCCGATCGGCGACGCGCTCGGCCGCTACCGGTTCGTCATCGACGCCGACGGGCACATCCACGACGAACGCATGGCCGACGCGCTCTTGGGCCTGCGCCGGTTCAGCCCGAAGGTGCTCTACCTCGGCTCGTATCCGCGGGCCGACCGCACCGTCGTGCGCTACCCCGACCGCTACTCCGACGACGTCTTCGTCGAGGCGCGCGACTGGCTGCGCGCCCTGCTCAGCGGGGAGCCGGAGGCGTAA
- the pgm gene encoding phosphoglucomutase (alpha-D-glucose-1,6-bisphosphate-dependent), producing MSRAGQPAEASDLIDVDELIAAYYDRKPDASVPEQRVAFGTSGHRGSSLSTSFNEDHILATTQAIVDYRRAQGLTGPLFLGRDTHGLSRPAERTAIEVLVANHVDVRVDSRDSWVPTPALSHAILTYNRDLAADSPDRADGIVVTPSHNPPRDGGFKYNPPHGGPADTDATGWIASRANELIAAGLEGVSRARYADIVVDTLGRYDFREAYVADLATIIDLDAIRTSGIRVGADPLGGASVDYWALIAEKYGLDLTVVNPDVDPTWRFMTLDWDEKIRMDPSSPNAMAALVARRDEYDLLTGNDADADRHGIVTPDAGLMNPNHYLAVAIDYLFSHRPGWPADAAVGKTLVSSMIIDRVTESLGRRLLEVPVGFKWFVPGLLDGSVAFGGEESAGASFLRTDGSVWTTDKDGIILCLLAAEILAVTGKTPSQRYAELEEQFGASAYQRVDAPATPEQKATLAKLSPDAVEATDLAGEPITAKLSHAPGNGAAIGGLKVQTEHAWFAARPSGTEDVYKLYAESLRGPEHLAQVQEEARAVVSAALGG from the coding sequence ATGAGCCGTGCAGGACAGCCCGCCGAAGCATCCGATCTGATCGACGTCGACGAGCTGATCGCCGCGTACTACGACAGGAAGCCGGATGCCTCGGTGCCCGAGCAGCGCGTCGCCTTCGGCACGAGCGGCCACCGCGGCTCGAGCCTGTCGACGAGCTTCAACGAGGACCACATCCTCGCCACGACGCAAGCGATCGTGGACTACCGGCGGGCGCAGGGCCTCACCGGTCCGCTGTTTCTCGGGCGCGACACGCACGGGCTCTCCCGCCCCGCCGAGCGCACCGCGATCGAGGTGCTCGTCGCCAACCACGTCGACGTGCGCGTCGACTCCCGCGACTCGTGGGTGCCCACCCCCGCCCTCAGCCACGCGATCCTCACCTACAACCGCGACCTCGCCGCCGACTCCCCCGACCGTGCCGACGGCATCGTCGTGACCCCGAGCCACAACCCTCCCCGCGACGGCGGCTTCAAGTACAACCCGCCCCACGGCGGCCCCGCCGACACCGACGCGACCGGCTGGATCGCGAGCCGCGCCAACGAGCTGATCGCGGCGGGCCTCGAGGGCGTCTCCCGAGCCCGCTACGCGGACATCGTCGTCGACACCCTCGGCCGCTACGACTTCCGCGAGGCCTACGTCGCCGACCTCGCCACGATCATCGACCTCGATGCGATCCGCACCTCCGGCATCCGCGTGGGTGCCGACCCCCTGGGCGGCGCATCGGTGGACTACTGGGCCCTGATCGCGGAGAAGTACGGCCTCGACCTCACGGTCGTGAACCCCGACGTCGACCCGACGTGGCGGTTCATGACCCTCGACTGGGACGAGAAGATCCGCATGGACCCCTCGTCGCCGAACGCGATGGCCGCCCTCGTGGCCCGCCGCGACGAGTACGACCTGCTCACGGGGAACGACGCCGACGCCGACCGCCACGGCATCGTCACGCCCGACGCGGGGCTGATGAACCCCAACCACTACCTCGCCGTCGCGATCGACTACCTGTTCTCGCACCGGCCCGGCTGGCCCGCGGATGCCGCGGTGGGCAAGACGCTCGTGTCGTCGATGATCATCGACCGCGTCACGGAGTCGCTCGGCCGCCGCCTGCTGGAGGTCCCCGTCGGCTTCAAGTGGTTCGTCCCGGGTCTCCTCGACGGCTCCGTCGCGTTCGGCGGCGAGGAGTCCGCGGGGGCGTCGTTCCTGCGCACCGACGGATCGGTGTGGACGACCGACAAGGACGGCATCATCCTCTGCCTGCTGGCGGCCGAGATCCTCGCGGTGACGGGCAAGACCCCCTCGCAGCGGTACGCCGAGCTCGAGGAGCAGTTCGGGGCATCCGCCTACCAGCGCGTGGACGCGCCGGCGACGCCGGAGCAGAAGGCGACGCTCGCGAAGCTCTCGCCCGACGCGGTCGAGGCGACGGACCTGGCGGGCGAGCCGATCACCGCGAAGCTCTCGCACGCGCCCGGCAACGGCGCGGCGATCGGCGGCCTTAAGGTGCAGACCGAGCACGCGTGGTTCGCCGCGCGCCCCTCCGGCACGGAGGACGTCTACAAGCTCTACGCCGAGTCCCTGCGGGGCCCCGAGCACCTCGCGCAAGTGCAGGAGGAGGCCCGCGCCGTCGTCTCGGCCGCCCTCGGCGGCTGA
- a CDS encoding LLM class flavin-dependent oxidoreductase, with amino-acid sequence MSTPTAPALSVLDLVPVRHGQSSGQAVAASLDLARHADDLGYRRYWFAEHHNMPAVASTTPPVLIAAAVARTARIRVGSGGVMLPNHSPLIVAEQFAALEALAPGRIDLGIGRAPGSDPVITQLLRQSGTTSDVDRFPEHVRDIVAMASPEGATVRFTSGGTYDVHATPAASGSPDVWLLGSSDYSAQLAASFGLPYVFANHFAGEGLERALELYRGQFQPSETHPEPRTFVTVNAVASPTLEEAEARALPQLRMMARLRTNKPLIPLETVEQAAAAPMDPLAESFVASARQRWFVGTGEQVAADVAAFAARHGVDEVMLAPVAAAYDGEPMDAAGGRAQTLELVAAGAGALVA; translated from the coding sequence ATGTCCACTCCCACTGCCCCCGCCCTGTCCGTCCTCGACCTGGTGCCCGTGCGACACGGGCAGTCCAGCGGACAGGCCGTCGCGGCCTCCCTCGACCTCGCCCGTCATGCCGACGACCTCGGGTACCGCCGGTACTGGTTCGCCGAGCACCACAACATGCCGGCCGTCGCCTCGACGACGCCGCCCGTGCTGATCGCGGCCGCCGTGGCGCGTACCGCGCGCATCCGCGTCGGCTCCGGCGGGGTCATGCTGCCCAACCACTCGCCGCTCATCGTCGCCGAGCAGTTCGCGGCGCTCGAAGCCCTCGCGCCCGGCCGCATCGATCTCGGCATCGGCCGCGCCCCCGGTAGCGACCCCGTCATCACGCAGCTGCTGCGCCAGTCGGGCACGACGAGCGACGTCGACCGCTTCCCCGAGCACGTCCGCGACATCGTCGCGATGGCCTCCCCCGAGGGCGCGACGGTGCGGTTCACCAGCGGCGGCACCTACGACGTGCACGCGACGCCCGCGGCATCCGGGTCGCCCGATGTATGGCTGCTCGGCTCGAGCGACTACTCGGCGCAGCTGGCCGCGTCGTTCGGGCTGCCCTACGTCTTCGCCAACCACTTCGCGGGCGAGGGACTCGAGCGCGCCCTCGAGCTCTACCGCGGCCAGTTCCAGCCGAGCGAGACCCACCCCGAGCCGCGCACGTTCGTCACGGTCAACGCCGTCGCGTCCCCCACGCTCGAGGAGGCCGAGGCGCGGGCGCTGCCGCAGTTGCGCATGATGGCACGGCTGCGCACGAACAAGCCGCTCATCCCGCTCGAGACGGTGGAGCAGGCCGCCGCCGCCCCGATGGATCCCCTCGCCGAGTCGTTCGTCGCGTCGGCGAGGCAGCGGTGGTTCGTCGGCACCGGCGAGCAGGTCGCGGCGGATGTCGCGGCCTTCGCCGCCCGCCACGGCGTCGACGAGGTCATGCTGGCCCCCGTCGCCGCGGCGTACGACGGTGAGCCGATGGATGCCGCGGGCGGCCGCGCGCAGACGCTCGAGCTCGTCGCGGCGGGCGCCGGCGCCCTCGTCGCCTGA
- a CDS encoding deoxyribodipyrimidine photo-lyase, with the protein MTSPSIVWLRDDLRLADNPALRAALDRDEPVVVLYVLDEVSPGIRPLGGAAKWWLHGSLASLGERLREKGGELVLRRGPATRVVADVVEDAGAGAVFWNRRYGAAEREVDGGLKETLRGDGIEVASFAASVLFEPWTVRTGSGGPYSVFTPFWKACQALPAPRAPLPEPRDVPGPGSSPASDALDDWGLLPTVPDWAEGLRETWEPGEPAARARLRGFLSDDLDDYDRARDEPAAGATSQLSPRLRWGELSPYTVWHETVAARESGANPGAASRFLSEIGWREFAAHVLFHHPDLATKNLRAEFDAFPWPRLEPSHLEAWQQGRTGVPLVDAGMRELWRTGIMHNRVRMVTASYLIKNLMIDWRRGEEWFWDTLVDADGASNPFNWQWVAGSGADAAPYFRVFNPELQAQKFDPRGSYVREWAPDHAAGDGPEPLVDLKASRAAALRAYEEVKQAAR; encoded by the coding sequence ATGACAAGCCCCAGCATCGTCTGGCTGCGCGACGACCTGCGTCTGGCGGACAACCCCGCTCTGCGGGCGGCGCTCGACCGCGACGAGCCGGTGGTCGTGCTCTACGTGCTGGACGAGGTCTCGCCCGGCATCCGCCCCCTCGGCGGCGCGGCGAAGTGGTGGCTGCACGGGTCGCTCGCCTCTCTCGGCGAGCGCCTGCGCGAGAAGGGGGGCGAACTGGTGCTGCGCCGGGGCCCCGCCACACGGGTCGTCGCCGACGTGGTGGAGGATGCCGGCGCCGGCGCCGTGTTCTGGAACAGGCGCTACGGGGCCGCCGAGCGGGAGGTCGACGGGGGCCTGAAGGAGACGCTGCGGGGCGACGGCATCGAGGTCGCGTCGTTCGCGGCATCCGTGCTCTTCGAGCCGTGGACCGTGCGCACGGGATCGGGCGGCCCCTACTCGGTGTTCACGCCCTTCTGGAAGGCCTGCCAGGCCCTGCCGGCACCGCGGGCGCCCCTGCCCGAACCGCGCGACGTGCCCGGGCCGGGGTCGTCCCCCGCATCGGACGCCCTCGACGACTGGGGCCTGCTGCCGACGGTGCCCGATTGGGCCGAGGGCCTGCGCGAGACGTGGGAGCCGGGCGAGCCCGCCGCGCGCGCCCGCCTGCGCGGCTTCCTCTCCGACGACCTCGACGACTACGACCGCGCCCGCGACGAGCCCGCCGCCGGGGCGACCTCGCAGCTGTCGCCGCGCCTGCGCTGGGGCGAGCTCAGCCCGTACACGGTATGGCACGAGACCGTCGCGGCGCGCGAGTCGGGTGCGAATCCCGGCGCGGCATCCCGGTTCCTCTCCGAGATCGGGTGGCGCGAGTTCGCCGCGCACGTGCTGTTCCACCACCCCGACCTCGCGACGAAGAACCTGCGGGCCGAGTTCGACGCCTTCCCCTGGCCGCGGCTCGAGCCCTCGCACCTCGAGGCGTGGCAGCAGGGCAGGACGGGGGTGCCGCTCGTCGACGCCGGCATGCGGGAGCTGTGGCGCACCGGCATCATGCACAACCGTGTGCGGATGGTCACGGCGTCGTACCTCATCAAGAACCTGATGATCGACTGGCGGCGCGGCGAGGAGTGGTTCTGGGACACGCTCGTCGATGCCGACGGCGCCTCGAACCCCTTCAACTGGCAGTGGGTCGCGGGATCGGGGGCGGATGCCGCGCCCTATTTCCGCGTCTTCAACCCCGAGCTGCAGGCGCAGAAGTTCGACCCCCGCGGCTCGTACGTCCGCGAATGGGCGCCCGATCATGCGGCGGGCGACGGGCCGGAGCCGCTCGTGGATCTCAAGGCCTCGCGCGCCGCCGCGCTGCGGGCGTACGAGGAGGTCAAGCAGGCCGCGCGCTGA
- a CDS encoding LacI family DNA-binding transcriptional regulator, with protein MADVAAAAGVSGQTVSRVANGSARVDPATRARVEAAMASLGYRPHRAARALRTGRTHTLGVVVRTLASVGNTRMLESVVAAAAGRGYAVVVASLAGGSGEDAAAAFASLHDQGVDGAIVLNEATPSVRAAGPPAGMPVVAIDSGGDERFTSVESDHAGGAAAATTHLLGAGVGAVHHVAGPARAYAAAERERGWRTALERAGADAPKVWRADWTAASGHAIGRRLAADPDVHAVFAANDQIALGILRALHEAGRRIPEDVAVVGFDDVLDAAEYWPPLSSVRQDFDALGARAVQALLARVDGAASTHDVVPTTLIVRRSSGGSAS; from the coding sequence ATGGCCGACGTCGCCGCCGCGGCGGGCGTGTCGGGCCAGACCGTCTCGCGCGTCGCGAACGGGTCCGCGCGGGTCGACCCCGCCACCCGCGCGCGCGTCGAGGCGGCGATGGCGTCGCTCGGCTATCGGCCGCACCGTGCGGCCCGCGCGCTGCGCACCGGACGCACCCACACGCTCGGCGTCGTCGTGCGCACCCTCGCATCGGTCGGCAACACCCGCATGCTCGAGTCGGTCGTCGCGGCGGCCGCCGGGCGCGGATACGCCGTCGTCGTCGCGAGCCTCGCGGGCGGGAGCGGGGAGGATGCCGCGGCGGCCTTCGCCTCGCTCCACGACCAGGGCGTCGACGGCGCGATCGTGCTCAACGAGGCGACGCCCTCGGTGCGCGCGGCCGGGCCGCCCGCGGGGATGCCGGTGGTCGCGATCGACTCCGGCGGCGACGAGCGCTTCACATCGGTCGAATCCGACCACGCGGGGGGCGCGGCCGCCGCCACGACGCACCTGCTGGGAGCGGGGGTGGGCGCCGTGCACCACGTCGCCGGTCCTGCACGGGCGTACGCCGCCGCCGAACGCGAGCGGGGCTGGCGCACCGCGCTCGAGCGGGCCGGGGCGGACGCGCCGAAGGTCTGGCGCGCGGACTGGACCGCGGCATCCGGCCACGCCATCGGCCGCCGCCTCGCCGCCGACCCCGATGTGCACGCCGTCTTCGCCGCGAACGACCAGATCGCCCTCGGCATCCTCCGTGCGCTGCACGAGGCGGGCCGCCGCATCCCGGAGGACGTCGCGGTCGTCGGCTTCGACGACGTGCTGGATGCCGCGGAGTACTGGCCGCCTCTGTCGAGCGTGCGGCAGGATTTCGACGCCCTCGGCGCGCGGGCGGTGCAGGCGCTGCTCGCCCGGGTCGACGGCGCGGCATCCACCCACGACGTCGTGCCGACGACGCTCATCGTGCGGCGCAGCAGCGGCGGGAGTGCGTCGTGA
- a CDS encoding glycerate kinase, with protein sequence MSRVVVAPDSFKGTIGADAAAVALADGWRAVRGDDAPLLRPMADGGEGTLDAFARAVAGSVRMPVRVTGPADTPLDAHWLLLPPTPDAPEGTGVVELAGTSGIEALGSPPRLSPLAAHTLGFGQAIAAALDHGVSRLVLGVGSSCSTDGGVGLLSALGARFLDSAGAPVPLGGRGLALIARVETDALVPLPPGGAAVLTDVTNPLLGPEGAAAVFGPQKGASPLQVAALEAGLRVLAYRLGGEPDAAGAGAAGGAGYGLLAWGATLQSGADAVARLIGLGEAMAGASVVVTGEGSFDGQSARGKVPGRVAAQARAAGVPVALVAGRIDPAADATGFAATLSLAELAGSPDAAMADAARWLRAAGEALARTFA encoded by the coding sequence GTGAGCCGCGTCGTCGTCGCGCCCGACTCGTTCAAGGGCACGATCGGGGCGGATGCCGCGGCCGTCGCCCTCGCCGACGGCTGGCGCGCCGTGCGGGGCGACGACGCCCCGCTGCTGCGTCCCATGGCCGACGGAGGCGAAGGGACGCTGGATGCGTTCGCGCGCGCCGTTGCCGGGTCGGTCCGGATGCCCGTGCGGGTCACGGGTCCGGCGGACACCCCTCTCGACGCGCACTGGCTCCTGCTCCCCCCGACCCCTGACGCGCCCGAGGGCACGGGCGTCGTGGAGCTCGCCGGCACGTCGGGCATCGAGGCGCTCGGCTCGCCGCCCCGCCTGAGTCCCCTCGCGGCGCACACCCTCGGATTCGGTCAGGCGATCGCCGCCGCGCTCGACCACGGAGTGTCGCGGCTCGTGCTCGGCGTGGGCAGCAGCTGCTCGACCGACGGCGGGGTGGGCCTGCTGTCGGCCCTGGGCGCCCGCTTCCTCGACAGTGCGGGGGCACCGGTGCCGCTCGGCGGCCGCGGGCTCGCCCTCATCGCACGCGTGGAGACGGACGCGCTCGTCCCCCTCCCGCCGGGCGGGGCGGCCGTGTTGACCGACGTGACGAATCCTCTCCTGGGCCCCGAGGGAGCCGCGGCGGTCTTCGGCCCGCAGAAGGGCGCGTCGCCCCTGCAGGTCGCGGCGCTCGAGGCGGGGCTGCGGGTGCTGGCCTACCGGCTCGGGGGCGAACCGGATGCCGCGGGCGCCGGAGCCGCCGGCGGCGCGGGCTATGGGCTGCTCGCGTGGGGCGCGACGCTGCAGAGCGGGGCGGATGCCGTGGCGCGCTTGATAGGCCTGGGCGAGGCGATGGCCGGGGCATCCGTCGTCGTGACGGGCGAGGGATCGTTCGACGGTCAGTCGGCGCGGGGGAAGGTGCCGGGCCGCGTCGCGGCGCAGGCGCGAGCGGCGGGGGTGCCGGTCGCCCTCGTGGCGGGAAGGATCGATCCGGCGGCCGACGCGACGGGGTTCGCGGCGACGCTCTCGCTCGCGGAGCTGGCGGGATCACCGGATGCCGCGATGGCCGACGCCGCGCGCTGGCTCCGCGCCGCGGGCGAAGCCCTTGCGCGCACCTTCGCCTGA